Proteins encoded by one window of Arabidopsis thaliana chromosome 2, partial sequence:
- a CDS encoding 40S ribosomal protein S15a (Ribosomal protein S8 family protein; CONTAINS InterPro DOMAIN/s: Ribosomal protein S8 (InterPro:IPR000630); BEST Arabidopsis thaliana protein match is: Ribosomal protein S8 family protein (TAIR:AT5G59850.1); Has 4287 Blast hits to 4287 proteins in 1592 species: Archae - 277; Bacteria - 2368; Metazoa - 435; Fungi - 223; Plants - 268; Viruses - 0; Other Eukaryotes - 716 (source: NCBI BLink).), producing the protein MVRASVLNDCLKSMSNAEKQGKRQVMIRPSSKVIIKFLTVMQKHGYIAEFEYVDDHRSGKIVVELNGRLNNCGVISPRYDLGVKEIEGWTAKLLPSRQFGYIVLTTSAGIMDHEEARKKNVGGKVLGFFY; encoded by the exons ATGGTGAGGGCTAGCGTCTTAAACGATTGTCTCAAGAGCATGAGTAATGCAGAGAAACAAGGGAAACGCCAAGTCATGATAAGACCATCTTCCAAAGTGATCATTAAGTTTCTCACTGTGATGCAAAAGCATG GTTACATTGCAGAGTTTGAATATGTGGATGATCACAGATCCGGGAAGATTGTGGTTGAGCTTAATGGAAGGCTTAACAACTGCGGTGTTATTAGTCCTCGATATGACCTTGGCGTCAAGGAAATTGAAGGTTGGACTGCTAAATTGCTCCCTTCAAGACAG TTTGGGTACATTGTCCTGACAACATCAGCTGGAATCATGGACCATGAAGAGGCTAGGAAGAAAAATGTTGGGGGCAAAGTGCTTGGTTTTTTCTACTAG
- a CDS encoding Pentatricopeptide repeat (PPR) superfamily protein (Pentatricopeptide repeat (PPR) superfamily protein; CONTAINS InterPro DOMAIN/s: Pentatricopeptide repeat (InterPro:IPR002885); BEST Arabidopsis thaliana protein match is: Pentatricopeptide repeat (PPR) superfamily protein (TAIR:AT3G09040.1); Has 57584 Blast hits to 13450 proteins in 210 species: Archae - 0; Bacteria - 3; Metazoa - 36; Fungi - 107; Plants - 56697; Viruses - 0; Other Eukaryotes - 741 (source: NCBI BLink).) translates to MPINYTNLLLMLRECKNFRCLLQVHGSLIVSGLKPHNQLINAYSLFQRQDLSRVIFDSVRDPGVVLWNSMIRGYTRAGLHREALGFFGYMSEEKGIDPDKYSFTFALKACAGSMDFKKGLRIHDLIAEMGLESDVYIGTALVEMYCKARDLVSARQVFDKMHVKDVVTWNTMVSGLAQNGCSSAALLLFHDMRSCCVDIDHVSLYNLIPAVSKLEKSDVCRCLHGLVIKKGFIFAFSSGLIDMYCNCADLYAAESVFEEVWRKDESSWGTMMAAYAHNGFFEEVLELFDLMRNYDVRMNKVAAASALQAAAYVGDLVKGIAIHDYAVQQGLIGDVSVATSLMSMYSKCGELEIAEQLFINIEDRDVVSWSAMIASYEQAGQHDEAISLFRDMMRIHIKPNAVTLTSVLQGCAGVAASRLGKSIHCYAIKADIESELETATAVISMYAKCGRFSPALKAFERLPIKDAVAFNALAQGYTQIGDANKAFDVYKNMKLHGVCPDSRTMVGMLQTCAFCSDYARGSCVYGQIIKHGFDSECHVAHALINMFTKCDALAAAIVLFDKCGFEKSTVSWNIMMNGYLLHGQAEEAVATFRQMKVEKFQPNAVTFVNIVRAAAELSALRVGMSVHSSLIQCGFCSQTPVGNSLVDMYAKCGMIESSEKCFIEISNKYIVSWNTMLSAYAAHGLASCAVSLFLSMQENELKPDSVSFLSVLSACRHAGLVEEGKRIFEEMGERHKIEAEVEHYACMVDLLGKAGLFGEAVEMMRRMRVKTSVGVWGALLNSSRMHCNLWLSNAALCQLVKLEPLNPSHYSQDRRLGEVNNVSRIKKVPACSWIEV, encoded by the coding sequence ATGCCAATTAACTACACTAACCTCCTCCTTATGCTCCGGGAATGTAAGAACTTCCGGTGTCTTCTTCAAGTTCACGGCAGCTTGATAGTCTCAGGTCTTAAACCTCATAACCAGCTCATAAACGcttattctctctttcaaaGACAGGACCTTTCTCGCGTCATCTTTGATTCAGTTCGAGATCCAGGTGTTGTCTTGTGGAATTCAATGATCAGAGGATACACGAGAGCCGGTTTGCACAGAGAAGCTCTCGGATTCTTCGGGTATATGTCGGAGGAGAAAGGTATTGATCCAGACAAGTACAGTTTCACTTTTGCTTTGAAGGCTTGTGCCGGATCTATGGACTTTAAGAAGGGTTTACGGATACATGATTTGATTGCTGAGATGGGTCTTGAGTCTGATGTTTATATAGGAACTGCGTTAGTTGAAATGTATTGTAAAGCTCGTGACTTGGTTTCTGCAAGACAAGTGTTCGATAAAATGCATGTGAAGGATGTTGTTACTTGGAACACTATGGTTTCCGGGTTGGCTCAAAATGGATGTTCTAGTGCAGCTTTGCTGTTGTTTCATGATATGCGTTCGTGTTGTGTTGACATTGATCATGTTAGTTTATATAATCTGATCCCTGCGGTTTCGAAGCTAGAGAAGAGTGATGTCTGTAGATGTCTTCACGGACTTGTGATTAAGAAAGGTTTTATCTTTGCTTTCTCTAGTGGGCTGATTGACATGTATTGCAACTGCGCGGATTTATATGCTGCTGAATCTGTTTTTGAAGAAGTGTGGAGGAAGGATGAGTCTTCATGGGGTACAATGATGGCAGCTTATGCACATAATGGGTTCTTTGAGGAGGTATTGGAGTTGTTTGACCTTATGAGAAACTATGATGTTAGAATGAATAAGGTAGCTGCAGCAAGTGCTCTTCAAGCTGCTGCATATGTAGGGGATTTAGTGAAGGGGATTGCAATTCATGATTACGCAGTGCAACAAGGATTGATCGGTGATGTCTCAGTTGCTACTTCTCTTATGAGTATGTATTCCAAATGTGGTGAGTTGGAGATAGCCGAACAACTGTTCATTAATATTGAAGATAGAGATGTTGTTTCTTGGTCTGCCATGATTGCGTCGTATGAGCAAGCAGGGCAACACGATGAGGCTATCTCTTTGTTTAGAGATATGATGAGAATACATATCAAGCCTAATGCTGTAACTTTGACTAGTGTGCTACAAGGGTGTGCAGGAGTAGCCGCCTCTAGATTGGGTAAGAGCATACATTGTTATGCTATAAAGGCTGATATTGAGTCTGAGTTGGAAACTGCCACAGCTGTTATTTCAATGTACGCTAAATGTGGTCGATTTTCTCCCGCGCTCAAAGCCTTTGAAAGACTGCCAATTAAAGATGCTGTGGCATTCAACGCTCTAGCGCAAGGGTATACTCAGATTGGTGATGCCAATAAAGCATTTGATGTGTACAAGAACATGAAGTTACATGGTGTATGCCCAGACTCAAGAACTATGGTTGGTATGCTTCAAACTTGTGCCTTCTGTAGTGACTATGCTCGAGGTTCTTGTGTTTATGGACAAATTATAAAGCATGGGTTCGATTCAGAATGTCACGTGGCACATGCTCTTATCAATATGTTCACCAAATGTGATGCCCTCGCTGCAGCGATAGTTTTGTTTGACAAGTGTGGATTCGAGAAAAGTACTGTATCTTGGAATATAATGATGAACGGGTACTTACTCCATGGCCAGGCTGAAGAAGCTGTTGCCACTTTTCGTCAGATGAAGGTTGAGAAATTTCAGCCAAATGCAGTCACTTTTGTTAACATAGTACGCGCAGCAGCAGAATTATCAGCCTTGAGAGTAGGAATGTCGGTTCATTCCAGTCTCATTCAGTGTGGATTTTGTTCCCAAACACCAGTAGGAAACAGCCTTGTTGACATGTATGCGAAATGTGGAATGATAGAATCTTCCGAGAAATGCTTTATTGAGATAAGCAACAAATACATAGTTTCATGGAACACTATGCTATCCGCTTACGCAGCCCACGGTCTAGCAAGCTGTGCGGTCTCACTTTTCTTGTCCATGCAAGAAAACGAACTCAAACCAGACTCTGTTTCCTTTCTCAGTGTTCTTTCAGCTTGTAGACACGCAGGGTTAGTCGAAGAAGGAAAACGAATTTTCGAGGAAATGGGAGAGAGACACAAGATCGAAGCAGAAGTTGAACATTACGCGTGTATGGTAGATCTATTAGGGAAGGCTGGTTTGTTTGGTGAAGCTGTGGAAATGATGAGAAGAATGAGAGTGAAAACAAGTGTAGGAGTATGGGGAGCTTTATTAAATTCTTCAAGAATGCATTGTAATTTGTGGTTAAGCAATGCTGCATTGTGTCAGCTTGTTAAACTTGAGCCACTAAATCCTTCTCATTATAGTCAAGATCGGAGATTAGGAGAGGTCAATAATGTATCAAGAATTAAGAAAGTTCCTGCTTGTAGTTGGATAGAAGTCTGA
- a CDS encoding Nucleotide-diphospho-sugar transferases superfamily protein (Nucleotide-diphospho-sugar transferases superfamily protein; FUNCTIONS IN: transferase activity, transferring glycosyl groups; INVOLVED IN: biosynthetic process, protein amino acid glycosylation; LOCATED IN: endoplasmic reticulum; EXPRESSED IN: 22 plant structures; EXPRESSED DURING: 13 growth stages; CONTAINS InterPro DOMAIN/s: Glycosyl transferase, family 2 (InterPro:IPR001173); BEST Arabidopsis thaliana protein match is: Nucleotide-diphospho-sugar transferases superfamily protein (TAIR:AT1G20575.1); Has 13322 Blast hits to 13314 proteins in 2299 species: Archae - 543; Bacteria - 9870; Metazoa - 265; Fungi - 258; Plants - 96; Viruses - 22; Other Eukaryotes - 2268 (source: NCBI BLink).) translates to MEFLVTVAEFSLWLLLIVLFGFLSVVVFEAWRRRHSNVSVETVTTLDDPKSIKPIPCPHITDPAEKYLSLIVPAYNEELRLPAALEETMDYLQDRASRDKSFSFEVVIVDDGSVDGTKRVAFDFIRKYTIDNIRVIPLGKNQGKGEAIRKGMLHSRGQLLLMLDADGATKVTDLEKLENQINAVAREEYSIRNPASKDMDFKIGDVQVSAFGSRAHLEEKALATSFNFRGNGIATF, encoded by the exons ATGGAGTTTCTGGTAACAGTTGCGGAATTCAGCCTCTGGCTGCTGCTGATCGTCTTATTCGGATTTCTATCcgttgttgtttttgaagCTTGGAGAAGGAGACACAGTAACGT CTCTGTCGAGACCGTGACTACACTCGACGATCCGAAATCTATAAAACCG ATTCCTTGCCCTCATATTACCGACCCTGCCGAGAAGTATTTGTCTTTAATAGTTCCAGCGTATAATGAAGAACTGAGACTTCCTGCTGCTCTTGAGGAAACAATGGA TTACCTTCAAGATCGTGCATCACGGGAcaagagtttttcttttgag GTGGTGATTGTTGATGATGGAAGTGTTGATGGAACAAAAAGAGTAgcttttgatttcattagAAAGTACACAATTGACAACATAAGGGTTATACCCCTTGGGAAGAATCAAGGCAAAGGAGAAGCTATAAGAAAA GGAATGTTGCATTCGCGGGGTCAGCTACTTCTCATGTTGGATGCTGATGGAGCAACTAAAGTAACGGACCtagaaaaacttgaaaatcaG ATCAATGCAGTAGCCAGAGAAGAATATTCAATCAGAAATCCAGCATCTAAGGATATGGATTTCAAAATAGGTGATGTTCAAGTATCCGCATTTGGTTCTCGTGCTCATCTCGAGGAGAAAGCTCTTGCTACA TCTTTCAATTTCAGAGGAAATGGTATCGCAACTTTCTGA
- a CDS encoding Nucleotide-diphospho-sugar transferases superfamily protein (Nucleotide-diphospho-sugar transferases superfamily protein; FUNCTIONS IN: transferase activity, transferring glycosyl groups; INVOLVED IN: biosynthetic process, protein amino acid glycosylation; LOCATED IN: endoplasmic reticulum; EXPRESSED IN: 22 plant structures; EXPRESSED DURING: 13 growth stages; CONTAINS InterPro DOMAIN/s: Glycosyl transferase, family 2 (InterPro:IPR001173); BEST Arabidopsis thaliana protein match is: Nucleotide-diphospho-sugar transferases superfamily protein (TAIR:AT1G20575.1); Has 14679 Blast hits to 14665 proteins in 2386 species: Archae - 662; Bacteria - 10857; Metazoa - 271; Fungi - 260; Plants - 99; Viruses - 22; Other Eukaryotes - 2508 (source: NCBI BLink).) codes for MEFLVTVAEFSLWLLLIVLFGFLSVVVFEAWRRRHSNVSVETVTTLDDPKSIKPIPCPHITDPAEKYLSLIVPAYNEELRLPAALEETMDYLQDRASRDKSFSFEVVIVDDGSVDGTKRVAFDFIRKYTIDNIRVIPLGKNQGKGEAIRKGMLHSRGQLLLMLDADGATKVTDLEKLENQINAVAREEYSIRNPASKDMDFKIGDVQVSAFGSRAHLEEKALATRKWYRNFLMKGFHLVVLLAAGPGIRDTQCGFKMFTRAAARRLFTNVHLKRWCFDVELVYLCKRFNIPMVEISVKWSEIPGSKVSMLSIPNMLWELALMSVGYRTGMWKIHQV; via the exons ATGGAGTTTCTGGTAACAGTTGCGGAATTCAGCCTCTGGCTGCTGCTGATCGTCTTATTCGGATTTCTATCcgttgttgtttttgaagCTTGGAGAAGGAGACACAGTAACGT CTCTGTCGAGACCGTGACTACACTCGACGATCCGAAATCTATAAAACCG ATTCCTTGCCCTCATATTACCGACCCTGCCGAGAAGTATTTGTCTTTAATAGTTCCAGCGTATAATGAAGAACTGAGACTTCCTGCTGCTCTTGAGGAAACAATGGA TTACCTTCAAGATCGTGCATCACGGGAcaagagtttttcttttgag GTGGTGATTGTTGATGATGGAAGTGTTGATGGAACAAAAAGAGTAgcttttgatttcattagAAAGTACACAATTGACAACATAAGGGTTATACCCCTTGGGAAGAATCAAGGCAAAGGAGAAGCTATAAGAAAA GGAATGTTGCATTCGCGGGGTCAGCTACTTCTCATGTTGGATGCTGATGGAGCAACTAAAGTAACGGACCtagaaaaacttgaaaatcaG ATCAATGCAGTAGCCAGAGAAGAATATTCAATCAGAAATCCAGCATCTAAGGATATGGATTTCAAAATAGGTGATGTTCAAGTATCCGCATTTGGTTCTCGTGCTCATCTCGAGGAGAAAGCTCTTGCTACA AGGAAATGGTATCGCAACTTTCTGATGAAGGGTTTCCATCTTGTGGTTCTATTAGCTGCTGGTCCTGGTATTCGGGATACACAG tGTGGCTTCAAGATGTTTACTAGGGCTGCTGCTAGGAGACTTTTCACAAACGTCCATCTGAAAAG GTGGTGCTTTGATGTTGAATTGGTGTACTTGTGCAAGCGTTTTAATATACCAATGGTTGAAATCTCTGTGAAATGGTCCGAAATTCCCGGGTCTAAAGTCAGTATGTTGAGCATTCCAAACATGCTTTGGGAGCTTGCTTTAATGTCTGTGGGATACAGAACTGGCATGTGGAAGATCCATCAAGTATGA
- a CDS encoding cruciferin (DUF506) (Protein of unknown function (DUF506); CONTAINS InterPro DOMAIN/s: Protein of unknown function DUF506, plant (InterPro:IPR006502); BEST Arabidopsis thaliana protein match is: Protein of unknown function (DUF506) (TAIR:AT2G38820.2); Has 395 Blast hits to 393 proteins in 24 species: Archae - 0; Bacteria - 0; Metazoa - 0; Fungi - 0; Plants - 393; Viruses - 0; Other Eukaryotes - 2 (source: NCBI BLink).), with product MGMDLRVVPAEEWLNRGIDSSHDGEHDLGLMVTDFLETGGGSGGAGSWCSSDSDSGFPDPSYLSDKIQYLKYSMAQHETEVLSVVRTLMLTIKEKDLHSVKSGTCNASCIRFYLAKLLRLSGYDAAVCSARWQGGGKVPGGDNEYIDIILSDTEVGQDDRLIVDIDFRSHFEIARAVDSYQRIMESLPVVYVGTVARLNQFLQVMVDAAKFSLKQNSMPLPPWRSLNYLRSKWHSPHKRHLGPIDQQGPGMFSPGLHGQCAENLKRLQFALQVEQEAERFMKKKSGFSRRN from the exons ATGGGTATGGACTTGAGAGTTGTTCCGGCGGAGGAATGGTTGAATCGAGGGATAGATTCGAGTCACGACGGTGAACATGACCTAGGCCTAATGGTTACAGATTTTCTGGAAACGGGAGGTGGTAGCGGTGGTGCTGGTTCCTGGTGCAGCAGCGACAGCGATTCTGGATTCCCAGATCCTTCTTACCTTTCCGATAAGATTCAG TATCTCAAGTACTCTATGGCTCAACACGAAACCGAGGTTCTCTCGGTGGTTCGTACATTGATGCTTACTATTAAGGAGAAAGATCTACACTCTGTGAAATCCGGTACATGTAACGCTAGTTGCATCAGGTTTTATCTCGCTAAGCTTTTGAGACTTTCTGGATATGATGCAGCTGTATGTTCAGCTAGATGGCAAGGTGGTGGCAAAGTTCCTGGTG gAGATAATGAGTATATAGATATCATATTGAGTGATACTGAAGTTGGTCAAGATGATCGTTTGATTGTTGATATTGATTTCAGAAGTCATTTTGAGATCGCTAGAGCTGTGGATTCTTACCAACGGATAATGGAATCACTTCCTGTGGTTTATGTAGGAACTGTTGCAAGATTAAACCAGTTCCTTCAAGTAATGGTTGATGCAGCGAAATTCTCCTTAAAGCAGAATTCAATGCCGTTACCTCCATGGAGATCTTTGAACTACCTGCGATCCAAATGGCATTCACCTCACAAAAGGCATCTCGGTCCTATCGATCAACAAGGTCCTGGAATGTTCTCACCGGGATTACATGGACAGTGTGCTGAGAATTTAAAGAGGCTTCAGTTTGCTCTCCAGGTTGAACAAGAGGCCGAGAGattcatgaagaagaagagcggTTTTAGCCGCAGGAACTAA
- a CDS encoding Nucleotide-diphospho-sugar transferases superfamily protein produces MEFLVTVAEFSLWLLLIVLFGFLSVVVFEAWRRRHSNVSVETVTTLDDPKSIKPIPCPHITDPAEKYLSLIVPAYNEELRLPAALEETMDYLQDRASRDKSFSFEVVIVDDGSVDGTKRVAFDFIRKYTIDNIRVIPLGKNQGKGEAIRKGMLHSRGQLLLMLDADGATKVTDLEKLENQINAVAREEYSIRNPASKDMDFKIGDVQVSAFGSRAHLEEKALATVKSCKLLF; encoded by the exons ATGGAGTTTCTGGTAACAGTTGCGGAATTCAGCCTCTGGCTGCTGCTGATCGTCTTATTCGGATTTCTATCcgttgttgtttttgaagCTTGGAGAAGGAGACACAGTAACGT CTCTGTCGAGACCGTGACTACACTCGACGATCCGAAATCTATAAAACCG ATTCCTTGCCCTCATATTACCGACCCTGCCGAGAAGTATTTGTCTTTAATAGTTCCAGCGTATAATGAAGAACTGAGACTTCCTGCTGCTCTTGAGGAAACAATGGA TTACCTTCAAGATCGTGCATCACGGGAcaagagtttttcttttgag GTGGTGATTGTTGATGATGGAAGTGTTGATGGAACAAAAAGAGTAgcttttgatttcattagAAAGTACACAATTGACAACATAAGGGTTATACCCCTTGGGAAGAATCAAGGCAAAGGAGAAGCTATAAGAAAA GGAATGTTGCATTCGCGGGGTCAGCTACTTCTCATGTTGGATGCTGATGGAGCAACTAAAGTAACGGACCtagaaaaacttgaaaatcaG ATCAATGCAGTAGCCAGAGAAGAATATTCAATCAGAAATCCAGCATCTAAGGATATGGATTTCAAAATAGGTGATGTTCAAGTATCCGCATTTGGTTCTCGTGCTCATCTCGAGGAGAAAGCTCTTGCTACAGTTAAGTCTTGCAAACTTCTGTTCTAG
- a CDS encoding glycosyl hydrolase family 17 protein (glycosyl hydrolase family 17 protein; FUNCTIONS IN: cation binding, hydrolase activity, hydrolyzing O-glycosyl compounds, catalytic activity; INVOLVED IN: carbohydrate metabolic process; LOCATED IN: endomembrane system; EXPRESSED IN: sperm cell; CONTAINS InterPro DOMAIN/s: X8 (InterPro:IPR012946), Glycoside hydrolase, catalytic core (InterPro:IPR017853), Glycoside hydrolase, family 17 (InterPro:IPR000490), Glycoside hydrolase, subgroup, catalytic core (InterPro:IPR013781); BEST Arabidopsis thaliana protein match is: O-Glycosyl hydrolases family 17 protein (TAIR:AT3G55430.1); Has 4106 Blast hits to 2815 proteins in 159 species: Archae - 0; Bacteria - 0; Metazoa - 4; Fungi - 85; Plants - 4010; Viruses - 0; Other Eukaryotes - 7 (source: NCBI BLink).) yields MAKTIRSFILPFLLIVAGVIFQLSAVTSAIGINYGTLGNLQPPQQVVDFIKTKTTFDSVKIYDANPDILRAFAGSEINITIMVPNGNIPAMVNVANARQWVAANVLPFQQQIKFKYVCVGNEILASNDNNLISNLVPAMQSLNEALKASNLTYIKVTTPHAFTISYNRNTPSESRFTNDQKDIFTKILEFHRQAKSPFMINAYTFFTMDTNNVNYAIFGPSNAITDTNTQQTYTNMFDAVMDATYSAMKALGYGDVDIAVGETGWPTACDASWCSPQNAENYNLNIIKRAQVIGTPLMPNRHIDIFIFALFNEDGKPGPTRERNWGIFKPDFSPMYDVGVLKGGGSPLPFPPINNNGKWCVGKPEATLMQLQANIDWVCSHGIDCTPISPGGICFDNNNMTTRSSFIMNAYYQSKGCVDVVCDFSGTGIVTSTNPSTSTCPIPIGEGGGGNGAKSKSANWCMAKQEATETQLQANIDWVCSQGIDCKPISPGGICFDNNNMKTRSTFIMNAYYESKGYSKDACDFRGSGIVTTTNPSTSTCVVPASVTL; encoded by the exons atgGCCAAAACGATTCGGTCTTTCATTCTCCCTTTCCTCCTCATAGTCGCCGGCGTGATCTTTCAACTCTCAGCCGTGACTTCCGCCATTGGTATCAACTATGGAACACTAGGGAACCTTCAACCTCCACAACAAGTGGTTGACTTCATCAAGACAAAGACCACTTTTGACAGTGTCAAGATCTATGATGCTAATCCCGACATCCTCCGAGCCTTCGCGGGCTCTGAAATCAACATCACCATCATGGTCCCTAACGGTAACATTCCTGCCATGGTCAACGTTGCAAATGCTCGTCAATGGGTCGCTGCCAATGTCTTACCGTTTCAGCAGCAGATCAAGTTCAAATACGTTTGTGTCGGAAACGAGATTCTTGCTAGTAACGACAATAACTTGATATCAAATCTTGTACCAGCGATGCAAAGTCTTAACGAAGCTTTAAAAGCTTCCAATCTCACTTATATCAAG GTGACAACTCCACATGCATTTACCATAAGCTATAACCGTAATACACCAAGTGAGAGCAGATTTACTAACGatcaaaaagatatttttacaAAGATCTTGGAATTTCATCGTCAGGCTAAGTCCCCATTCATGATCAACGCCTACACTTTTTTCACGATGGACACGAACAATGTCAATTACGCAATATTTGGTCCATCAAATGCAATAACGGATACCAATACACAACAAACCTACACCAACATGTTTGACGCAGTCATGGATGCAACATATTCTGCTATGAAAGCTCTTGGCTATGGCGACGTAGATATCGCGGTAGGGGAGACCGGTTGGCCCACGGCTTGTGACGCTTCATGGTGCTCACCTCAAAACGCTGAAAACTACAACCTCAATATCATCAAGCGTGCACAAGTTATAGGGACACCTCTAATGCCCAACCGCCACATCGATATCTTCATATTTGCATTGTTCAATGAAGATGGAAAACCCGGTCCAACACGTGAGAGAAATTGGGGGATATTTAAACCGGATTTTTCACCGATGTATGATGTTGGAGTTCTAAAAGGCGGTGGAAGCCCGCTTCCGTTTCCACCGATAAACAACAATGGAAAATGGTGTGTGGGAAAACCAGAAGCGACGTTAATGCAACTACAAGCAAATATTGATTGGGTATGCAGCCATGGTATTGATTGTACACCAATCTCACCTGGTGGCATATgttttgacaacaacaacatgacGACTCGGTCCTCGTTTATTATGAACGCTTATTACCAAAGCAAGGGATGCGTTGATGTTGTCTGTGATTTTAGCGGTACTGGCATCGTTACCAGTACCAACCCAAGCACTAGCACATGCCCTATACCGATAGGGGAAGGTGGCGGCGGCAATGGCGCAAAAAGCAAAAGTGCAAATTGGTGTATGGCGAAACAAGAAGCGACAGAGACACAACTACAAGCTAATATTGATTGGGTGTGTAGCCAAGGTATTGATTGTAAACCAATATCACCTGGTGGCATATGTTTTGATAACAACAACATGAAGACTCGATCCACGTTCATAATGAACGCTTATTACGAGAGCAAAGGATACTCCAAAGACGCTTGTGACTTCCGTGGTAGTGGCATCGTCACTACTACCAACCCAAGCACTAGCACATGCGTCGTACCAGCATCAGTAACGCtctga